The Microcella flavibacter DNA segment GTTCGGCAACATCGCCGGTGTCATCGTGCGCAGTGGAACGATCACGCGCAACGCGAAGGCCCGCGTCATCCGCGACGGCGTGGTGGTGGGCGACAGCCTGGCCATCGAGTCGCTGCGGCGCTTCAAGGACGACGTCACCGAGGTGCGCACGGACTTCGAGGCCGGTATCGGTCTCGGCAAGTTCAACGACATCCAGATCGGTGACGAGATCGAGACGATCGAGATGAAGGAGAAGCCGCGCGTCTGATCGACGCCGGTACCGCGGCCCCCGTCGTTCGACGGGGGCCGCTCTCCTCCCCAGTGAAGGGAACGACCATGGGTGAGAGCCCTCGCGTGCGGAAGGTCGCCGACCGCATCAAGGAGATCGTCGCCAAGCGGCTGGAGCGCGGCATTCGCGACCCCCGCATGGGCTTCGCGACGATCACCGACGTGCAGGTGACCGGCGATCTGCAGCACGCCAGCATCTTCTACACCGTCTACGGCTCCGACGAGGAGCGCGCCGACACGGCCGCGGCCCTCAAGGCGGCCACCGGCATGCTGCGCACCGAGGTGGGGCGCAATCTCAACACGCGCCTGACCCCTTCGCTCGAGTTCATCCTCGACGGCGTGCCCGAGAACGCGATGGCGATCGACGCGCTGCTGCGCGAGGCCCGTGAGCGGGATGCCCGCACGCTGGCCGAGGCGGAGGCGGCCGAGTACGCCGGCGACCCCGACCCCTACGTCAAGCCGCGCGAGCTCGGCGACGACGAGGACTGATCGCGCTCGAGCAGAGCCCCCGATGCGGCGACGGCCGTGCCGGGGGCTCTGCTCGTCCCGCCGGTGCGATGCGGCTCGCGCGCCGGTGGAGCTCGGCGCGCCCCGACTACTCGGTGAAGATCTCGACCTGACCGCCGCCGATGACCAGCGACACGATGCTGATCGCGACGGCGCCGCCGGTGATGAGCAGGGCGATGAGTCCGAGCACGCCGAGCAGCGCGCCCTCGACCTTGCCGAT contains these protein-coding regions:
- the rbfA gene encoding 30S ribosome-binding factor RbfA, translating into MGESPRVRKVADRIKEIVAKRLERGIRDPRMGFATITDVQVTGDLQHASIFYTVYGSDEERADTAAALKAATGMLRTEVGRNLNTRLTPSLEFILDGVPENAMAIDALLREARERDARTLAEAEAAEYAGDPDPYVKPRELGDDED